CCGGTACGTCCTGGAAGAAGCACTGCCAGCGGACGTCGCCCTGATTCATGCCGAGATCGGCGACACCGAAGGCAACCTGGTGTTCGCGAAATCCGCGATGAACTTCAACCCGCTGTGCGCTATGGCGGGAAGGATCACCATCGCCGAGGTAGAGCGACTCGTGGAACCCGGCGAGATCGATCCGGCACAGGTCCACCTGCCCGGCATCTTCGTGCAACGCATCGTGGAGACCGGTCCGCAACACAAGAGGATCGAGAAAAGGACCGTGCGGGCAGAGAGCGCAGGGAGCGCAGACGGCGCAGATTCAGTGGAGGAGGAGAAGCGATGAGTTGGACGAAAGAACAGATGGCGGCACGCGCCGCGCAGGAACTCGAGGACGGGCAGTACGTGAACCTCGGCATCGGCATGCCCACGCTGATCCCGAACCATCTGCCCGACGGCGTGCACGTCGTCCTGCACAGCGAGAACGGCATCCTCGGCACCGGACCGTACCCCATTCCGACGGAACTGGACCCCGATCTCATCAACGCGGGCAAGGAGACGGTGACCGTCAACCCGGGCGCGGCCTTCTTCGACTCCTCCCTGTCCTTCGGCATGATCCGTGGGGGACACGTGGACGTCGCCGTGCTCGGCGGAATGGAGGTCTCCCGCCACGGGGATCTGGCCAACTGGATGGTGCCCGGCAAGATGGTCAAGGGCATGGGTGGGGCCATGGACCTGGTACACGGTGCGCGGAAGGTGATCGTGCTGATGAACCACGTCTCCAGGGACGGTTCGCCCAAGATCCTGCCTGAATGCACGCTGCCGCTGACCGGGCAGGGCGTGGTGGACCGCATCATCACGGACCTGGCGGTCATTGACGTGGTCCGCGACGGTGGAACAGGTGTGTCTGGGATCAGCGGGCGTCTGGTACTGCGGGAGGTCGCGCCGGGTGTGACGACGGATGATGTTGTGGCGGCGACGGGTGTGAAGTTGGAGCAGTAGCTGTCGCGATCCTACGGTATCGAGATACTGCGGAGCCGGGAAGTAAAGCTAGGTTTTATGAGGTCAGGTGATGCGGAGCGAGGAAGAAGCGCACCGTATAAAGTGTCACGCTGTGACAGCTCAGACAGGTGTTGGCCGTTATGACGGCTCTGACCGCTACCGCCATATGATCGCCACCATCCGCTCCGGCGGCCAGTCGGGTGTCGACAGGGGAGCACTCGATGCTGCCCGAGCTGCTGGTATTCCCGTCGCAGGCTGGTGCCCCGCCGGTGGATGGGCCGAGGACCGCTCGGAACCGCCGGGACTACTGACGGACTACCCGGAGTTGACGGAGACTCCGTCGTCGGAGACGAAGCAACGCACGGAGTGGAACGTCCGCGACAGTGACGCCACACTCATACTGACGGCCATGGGCGGGACGTCGCCGGGGACCGACCTGACGGTGGGATTTGCCCGCCATTGGCAGCGTCCCCACCTCGTTCTTGACGCCTTGGTCTGGCGTCAGAGCGACATGGCGGTAGTGGCACACGATGTGTCGGAGTGGCTGCGAGGACAGGGGAGCGGACTCGGGGTCAATGTCGCGGGACCGCGTGCCAGCGAATGGGCGAGGGCGTATGAGTCCAGCTACCGCCTGGTCGCGGCGCTCCTGGACGTCGGTGCCTAGTAAACCTCACCGCCACGATAGGCTGTGCATACTCTTATATTTTCGATACTAGGTGGGAGAACGCACTGTGACTGGCCCGGAATTCCAGAGCTCTCAAGGCTCCGATAATGCACGCTCTGCGGGTACCACCGGGGGACGGTGGTCCGGGGAGAATATCCAGGGGACCCCTTACGGTAACCCCACGGCGGCGGACCAGGCCCAGGCGTACAGCGCCCCTCAGGGACCCGGGAACGGCATGCCCGGGTACCCCGGCCAGTACGGCAACGCGGGCCAGCCCGGTCCCTACGCGGGTGCCGCAATGTACCCGGGGTATCCCACCCCGCCGCCGTCCACCAAGAAGAAGGTCGTGGCGGCGCTGCTGGCGTTCTTCCTGGGCGGCACCGGCGCCCACAACTTCTACATCGGCAATAAGGGCCGCGCGATCGCCCAGCTGATCTTCCTCATCGTCACCTGGGTGATCGTGATCGTGGGCTATTCGCTCATCATCGCCGGTACGGGTACCGAGATGGTCGCGACTTATTCCGGTGAGACCTACTACGTTGATGAGGACCCGGACATGATCATCGGTGGTGGACTTCTCGCGATCCTGGGCTACCTGATGATGGGAGCTCTCTGGATCTGGACGATGGTTGAATTCATCATGATCCTTACCAGCAGCGGCCGCTACGGGCGGGACCGCGAGGGTTACATGCTGGCGTAGCGGGTCCCGCCATGCGGTGGGGGAGCAGAGGGGCTGTACCGGGTGTTGTCCGCCGCGAACCCACTAGGTCAGTGTCGGCAATCCGTCCTTGTAGATCAATCCGTGCACTCCGGTGGTGATGTCGACCACCTGGGACAGCGCGAAGTCTGACGCAGCCGAGAGGTAGGCGTATGCCACCGCTCGCTCGATGCCGAGGTCGGTTTCCAGGAAGTCTAGGGCGTTGACGACCGCGCGGCGCATCGCCACGTTGAGGTCCCGGTCCGAGCCGTTGACTAGTCCGTCCGGGTCGGACAGGCCGATCGGTATCCAGGCGTCCTCGGTTTCCCCGAAAGGGTAGGAGAAGGCGACGGACGGGGTCGACCGGTCACCTCTCTTACACACCGTGAGTCGGAATGTGGTGCGCAGGGACCCCTCCATGGCTGTCAGTGCGACTTCCCCGTCGCCCATGCCGTGGTGCGGGTCTCCGGTGTAGAACAGTGCCCCGTCGGTGAAGACCGGCAGGTAGAGGGCCGACCCCACGGCGAGGTGCCGGATGTCGATGTTCCCGCCGCCCAGGGTCGGGGGAATGGAGTTGCGGCTCTCGGCGGTGGCGTCGCCGTCGTCGGTGGTGGCCACACCCATCATGCCCATGAACGGGCGCAGCGGGAAGCTCAGCTCCAGCTCGCCGGAGGTCATGATTCCCCGTCCGTCCTGCGCCCGGGTGAACACCGAGACGTTCTCTCCGCGGCCGTCGGCCCCCACCGGCGGCATGACCTCGTCCAGGTCGATGCCGTCCGGCGCCTTGCCGTCCGGCATCGCCCGGAGTGCGCCTTTGCCGTGCCGGCTGGACACCACGCCGTAGGGAACGCGGAGGGTCGTCTCCAACGTCTCGACCTTCAGCACGTCGCCGGGTTCGGCGCCCTCGACGAAGATCGGCCCGGTGACGATGTGCGGGCCGTCCTTGTCGAAGTCACGGGGCGTGCGGTCGTAGTTCGCCGCAATCTCGCGGGCGTCGTCGAGCACGTCAGCCCGGTCCACCCCCTTCTCTCCGAACCAGGAGTCCGGGTCGCGGCCCTGGTCCTCGAGGATCCCCTCATGACTGACGGTGTCCACCGTCACCGTCTCACCTGACTTCATCCGCAGCACTGGTTCGCTGTCGGTGGAGGGCAGGTAACCCCAGAGGACCATGTCGACCTCGGAGGCGAGGTAATGGTCTGCCTGCAGGGAGCCGGAACCGGGCTGAAGGATCTCGCCGGGGATGCCCGGACTGGTGGAGCTGGCCGCGGCGGCCGGGGCCCCGTCGTGACTGCAGCCGACGAGGGTGCTGCCTGCACCGGCGGCTCCGACGGCACTTGCGATCTGTAGGAAACGGCGGCGTCCGAAACTTCGGCTGAGTCGGTCGGCGGTGTCTGCGGGGGAGGGGACTCCTCGGGAAACGGTCATGGCCACCGACGGTATCGGCGGGCTGTTGTCTGGCTGTTTCGCGCCGGTGTCGCCGGTGTTGCACCGGATTCACCCCACCGGAACCCACGCCGCCGGCACGTGCTGGGCGTGGTAGACCAGGAAACTCTCGGTGGAACTCCCCGGTGCGGCGGGCCCCGAATAGGGAGACACGTACTCCCACACGATGCGTCCGGACGGGGTGACCTGGAAGATTCGCCCCTGCATTCCTTCGGTGACGAGAGTGTTTCCGTTGGGCAGGCGTTGGGCGTTGCTCACGAAGGCGCTGAAGAACTCCCACGGCTGACGGCCGGAGTCCTCGGCGGTGTACTGCCACACGATCTGCCTGGTCAGCGGGTCGATCTCGAGTACCCGCGATCCGGAGTAGATCCCCAGTGCCACAGGGGGGTACCCCGCACCTCCCTGGTTGTCGAAGACCAGGAGGTTGCCGGCACCGGGCAGGTCCTCGGCGATGATGTGGGGGTTGTGCTGTCCGGAGATCTGGTCGAGTGGGCGGGGGACCCGGCGTTGCAGGATGCGTTCGTGGTGGTCTCCCGGAGCGCTGTCGAAGGACGGCCCGAGGCGCCACAGGACGGCGTCGCTGCCGCTGACGCGGTCGACCACGGCGACGACGTTGGCCTTGCGTGAGCTGATGATCACGTTGCCGGGGGTGAACGGTGAGGTCGGGTCGTCGTCGTGCAGGCGGTTGGGGCCGATCACGCTGGCGGTGTTAATCTCCGCGTAACCCCAGGGGGTGTCGGCGTGTCGCCGGGACGTCGCTCGCAGGTCCTCCAGGCCTTCCTTGCTGAGTCCGAGTTCGTCGAGGTGGTCGCCGAGCAGCCACTGCCACACCAGCGTCCCCGAGGGGTCGACCTCGTAGAGTCCCTGGTCGCCGACGGTGTGGTCGCCGAGGAAGGGAACCACGCGGGGGACGGTGACCAGGTACAGCCGGTTGCCGTTGTCGAGCAGCGTCCAGTCGTGGTTCTGGCGGGCGGCCCCGCCAGGGGCCTCGGTGCCCCATTCCCAGCGCACCTCGCCGTCCCAGGAGAGTTCGCCGACGGTGCGGTTGGGGTAGATCCCGCCCCGGGGCTCGTCCACGGCGGGGAGGTCGGAGAGCTGCAGGCCGACCCGGCCCAACTCGCCGTCGACGAGGGCGGGGTCGATGATCCGGGACGGCACGCCGGGGTGCTCCCACCGGTGAACGACCTCACCGTGGTGGTCGATCAGCCGGGTGACCCCGTCGGGCGCGGCGAAGAGGACGTAGCCGTCCTCGACCTGGTCAGGCTCGTGGACGGTGACTCCGGTTGTTCTCAGGTGTGTCATGGGCCACGAAGCTACCCACCCTGACGCCGTCACGTGAATCGATTGGATCACGGTGAGTGAAAGGATTCACGCGCACCGCACCCGCGTCCTAGATTGATCGGCACCTGAGACCGGCAACAGAAAGGAACCGACTGTGCCGACAGTGCCGACCGAGCCGACACCTGCCTCCGGGGCACGACGCGTCACGCTGGCCGACGTCGCAGCACGTGCGGGCGCCTCGACCACCGCGGTGAGTTACGTCGTCAGCGGCAGCCACCGCCCGGTGTCCGATGCCCTGCGTGCACGCATCGAGGCCGCGCTCGTGGAACTGGACTACCGTCCCGACCTCGCGGCCCGTGCGCTACGCACCGGGGCGTCGACGCCCATGGTGGGCCTGCTCGTCCCCCACGTCACCATGCCCTTCTTTTCCCAGGTTGCCGACGCCGTCGAACGGGAGGCCGGACGGCACAACCATCTCGTGCTGTTCGCCAACACCGACTTCGACCCCGACAAGGAGGCGGAGGCGGCCGCCCGCCTGATCGCCGCCGGGGTCTCCGGACTCATCGTCCTGGGGGAGGGGGACGCCGACGCCACCGCCGCGGTCTGTGACCGTGCCCGTGTGCCGGTGGTGTGGGTGCACAACGACCGTGGGCTGACGGGACTGGGTACCGCGGAACGTCCCTCGCACGGCCATGTCGGTGCCGACCACGTCCACGCCGGTGCCGTCGCCACCGAGCACGTCCTGCGTGGCGGTGCCCGGCACCCCGTCTTCGTCGGCGGGTTTACCGTCGAGGAGACGGGCCTGGTGCGACGGGACACCGTCCGCCAGCGCTTCGAGGGGTTCCTCGCCGCGCAGGAGGCCGGTGACCCCACGGCACGCATCGTCACCGACCTTTCCGCCGGGGACGCCTACCGCGCGGTCTCCCGATACCTCGTCGACCACACGCCGGACGCCTTCGTCGTCGGCACCTTCGGTCAGGCGGAGGCCGTGGTGAAGGCTGTGGTCGACGCAGGTCACTCCGTGCCCGACGACATCGACGTGGTCACCTTCGACGGCGGACCGGTCACCGGTCACGAACTCTTCCCGTTGACCACCGTGCGCCAGGACCTCGACGCGGTCGCGGTCAACGCGTTCGCGTCGATCACCGGCACGCCCGGGTCCTCCCGGACCCCGGTGGGGTTCACCCTGGTGCAGGGTGCCAGCACGACAGCTCCGGCACGGTCGTCGGGAGGTGCCGAATGAGTCGTGCACGCAGAGACCAACTCGCCACCGTCGGCTGGCTGGTGACCTCACTGGTGCTGATGGTCGCCGTCTGGCAGGTCGTCGCCACCGTGGTCATCGCCGACGAGCAGATGTTCCCCGGCCCGGTCACCGTCCTGGCGGCGGCGCGGACGATGCTCGCCAACGGTTACATCGCCGCGAACGTCTGGCCGTCGCTGACCCGGGTGCTGGTGGGCTTCATCCTCGGCGCTGTGGGAGGGGTGGTCCTGGGCATCGCCACCGGACGGGTCCTGCTGCTGCGCCGCTTGCTCGGCCCGGTGCTGATCCTGCTGCGACCCGTGCCGGCGATCGCGCTGGTGCCCGTCGCGATCGTGTGGTTCGGGATCGGGGAGGAGTCCAAGTACGCCGTCATCGCCTACGCCGTGGGCCTGACCGTGTGGCTCAACACCCACGCCGGGGCCGAGGCCGTGCCCGAGACCTACCTGCGGGCCGCGCGCTCACTGGGGGTGTCCCGGCCTCGCCAGTTCCTGTCCGTGGTGGTCCCCGCCGCGTCGCCGTTCATCGTGACCGGGCTGCGGTTGGGCGCCTCGGTGGCGTTCATCAGCCTCATCGCCGCCGAGCTCACCGGAGCGTCCTCCGGCATCGGTTTCCAGCTCCAGGAGTCCCGCCAGTACCTGGCCACCGACGCCATGTTTGTCAGCCTGATCACCCTCGGCGTGCTCGGCGCCGCCGTCGACCTGGCGATCAGTACCGCAGGCCACCGCCTACTCAGATGGGAGAAGTCATGAGTGCACCGGGTGCGGTGGAGATCACCGCCGTGGAGAAGCTCTTCTCGCCGACCTCCGGGCTCGGCGAGACCACGTTGTCGCTGGAACCGGGCTCGTTCCACAGCCTCGTGGGCCCCAGCGGCTGCGGGAAGTCGACGTTGCTCAACATCGTCGCCGGGTTCACCTCGCCGGACACCGGTGACGTTCTGCTCGACGGCCGCCCGGTCACCGCCCCGACCCCGGAGGTGGGCGTGGTGTTCCAGCAGTACGCCCTGTTCCCGTGGCTGAGCGCCCGTGCCAACGTGGAGATCGCCCTGCAGCGGCTCGTGCCGGGAGCGGGGCTCCGGGCCCGGCGGCGACGTCGTGACCTTGCCCTGGACTACCTGGACAGCGTGCGCATGGCCGATCACGCCGACAGTTTCCCCGCCCAGCTCTCAGGTGGGATGCAGCAACGCGTCGCGCTGGCCAGGGCACTCGCCGCCGAGCCTGCCCTGCTGCTGATGGACGAACCCTTCGGCGCGCTGGACGCCACCACCCGTCGCCACACCCAGGAACTGCTCATGCGGGTGTGGGGGAAGCGGCGCACCACCGTCCTGTTCGTCACCCACGACGTCGACGAGGCACTGCTGCTCAGCGACACCGTGCATGTGATGTCTCCGTCACCCGGCGCGGTCGTCGACAGTCATACCGTGCATACCCCGCGCCCGCGCGACTCCACCCGTCCCGACAGCGAGCAGACCCGTTTGCGCGGCATGATCCTGCGCACCATAGACCACTCCATCGCTCAGTGAATATAAGGAAAAACGACGATGACCACCACCGCACTTCCTCGAGTCTCCCGAACAGCCGTGGCGCTGTTGGCGACTGCGTCCCTGCTCCTTTCCACCTCGGCCTGCTCCGGCGGGGACGGGCACGGCACCGGGGCGTCCGACGCCGCGATGTCGCTCAAGCTCGGTTGGTCGGAGGGGTGGACGGCACCACAGGTCGCCGTCGCCGCCGAGGAGGGCATGTGGGGTGACCATGACCTCGACGTCACCACCACACCCTTCGATAGTGGACGGGCCGCCCTCGAGGCTCTGCTCGGTGGTGGGGTAGACGCCGCCGTGCTTACCGAGTTCCCCCTCGTCGCGGCCGCTCTGCGCGACCAGGGCGTGACGGCGGTGGCGAACTTGAGTAGTTACGACAGCTACCGGATCATCGGTTCAAAGAAGGCCGGAGTCAGAGACGACGCAGGTGACGCAGACGTCGGGATCGCCTCGCTATACGGCAAGCGGGTCGGCGTGACCCTCGGCACAAACATGAACTTCATCCTCGACGAACTGCTCGAGTCCAACGACATCGAGGCCGAGATCGTCAACATCGGGCCTACGGACTTCGCCACGGCACTGCAGAAGGGTGACATCGACGCCGGTTTGATGTTCGATACCTTCTATGCGCCCACGAAAAAGGCGTTGGGCGATGACTACGTCGACATCGCGGTGCCCCCGGAGCTATACACCGGCACCATGCTTCTCGTGGTGAAGAACGACCTGGTCGAGGGTGGCCCTGACCGACTCCGCGCGCTCGTCGACGGTGTCCATGATGCCACCGGGTTCATCGGGGGCGAGCCGGATGCGGCACGCGAGATACTCACGAAGCGTCTCGTGGGCGGCGGAGCCACCGTCGATGAGGAGACTGTGCGTGAGCGATGGGACGAGTATGACTACACGCCTGGCCTCGACGACTCCGTGCGCGAACTGATGGTCCGGGAGGCGGAGTGGATCATCGACGAGGGGAACGGCGACGCGGGGCCCGACATCGGGACGAAGATCGACGGCGTGCTCGGCATCGACGCCGCCGACACGGTCTAGCGGGAACCGATAGTGGCCCTCGAGACGGTGTTCGCCTCGTGCTCCAGGTCGTCGATCTGCCGGTTGAGTTCCTCGGCGTGGACTGCGGCCTCCTGCTCGGTCTCCGCGGCGGGGTTGGACCCCCACATCGGCCGGCCGTTGCTCTCCGGCAGAAAGCGCAGTGCGACCAGTCCGATCACACCGGCGAGCATGAGGTAGAACCCGGGCCACATGAGGTTGCCGGTCGCGGCAATCAGCGCTTCCATCACCGTGGACGTCGTGCCACCGAACAGTGAGATCGAGACGTTGAAGGCGATGGCCAGCGCTCCGGCCCGGACCACGGTGGGGAACAGCGAGGGCAGGGTGGACGGCATGATCGAGCTGAAACAGATCAGAGACAGTCCCATGATCAGCAGTCCGATAAACACGCACGCCAGGTTGTCGACCCGGATAAGCAGGATCGAGGGCACCGACAGCAGGATCAGTGACAGGCAACCAGCCAGGACGACGGGACGGCGCCCGACCCGGTCAGAGAGCTTTCCGAAGACGGGGATCAGGACCAGGCACACCGCCATCACGGCGATCTCCAGGACGTTGGCGGTCAGGCTGGAGATCTCGTAGCCGCCTTGCCTGCTGCCGACCTCATCGAAGTAGGACGGCATGAAGGATGTCAGCATGTAGTTGGTGACATTCCAGGCAATCACCAGGCCGCAGCAGACCAGGATCGACGGCCACAGGGAGAGGATTTTCTTTGCCTCGTTGCCCTCGAAGTCCCGTGCTGCGTGGGACTGGCTCTCCGGGATGTTCTTCGCGGCTTCCTGTTGTTCGAAGGCGGGCGTGTCTTTGAGCTTGGTGCGCAGGTAGATGCCGACGAACCCGAGCGGCAGGGCGACGAAGAAGGGCAGGCGCCATCCCCAGGACTGCATTTGACCGTCGGACAGGACGGCTTCCAGGATGACGGCGACGGACGCTCCGAGGATGTAGCCGCCGAAGGTGCCGACTTCGAGCAGGCTACCGAAGTAGCCGCGCTTGCGGTCGGGCGCGTACTCGGAGATGAACGTCATCGCGTTGGAGTACTCGCCTCCGGTGGAGAAGCCCTGCAACAGGCGGCAGGCCAGCAGCAGGAACGGCGCCAGCATGCCGATGGCGGCGTAGGACGGGATGACACCGATGAGGAAGGTGCTGGTCGCCATCATGATCATCGTGATGGCGAGGACGCGGTTACGTCCGATCCTGTCGGACAGTGGACCGAACACCAGGCCACCGATGGGACGGACGAGGAAGGAAACGGCGAAGAGTCCGGCGACGATGATTTTGCCGGCGGGTCCGGAGTCCTCCGGAAGGAACACCCCCTCGATGGTGAGGGCGAGGTAGCCGTAGACGCCGAAGTCGTACCACTCGGTGACGTTTCCGATGGCGGCGGCATTGATGGCGCGTTTGACGGTGGCGGGTTCGGTGACGGTGACGTCATCTGCCTTCCACCGCCGGGCGGGGATCTGTGTCTTCGGGGGAGTTCCGAACATGGTCGGGTTCACTGTCCTTCCGGGGCCGGTGTGGGGGTTCGCGCGGGTGGGTCTGGGGCGTTTTCCTTTCCTTGGATCCTTGGATCCTTGGATCCTTGGATCCTTGGATCCTTGGATCCTTGGATCCTCGGATCCTTGGAGGCTTGGAGCGTCCGGGCACCGCTCAGGTGCCTGATCGTTATGACGGACGTCGAGACTATAGCGTGCTTACTTATGTAGTCAAGCTGGAGGAGTGGACTATGGTGTCATTTACGCAGTACACCTGAGGGAGGGGCTCGCGTCATTAAGGTCGGGAACGGAGCTGAGTCAATGAGGTCACGTGCCGGTCACTCGCGCTGTCACCTGTGCGAGGTACGCCGTAGCCCCGGGGGTACTATCGTTCACCGAAGGAAGGCGCGCTGCTGTACGAGGGTTTAAGCTCTGAGCCGAGACGCTGAAAGAATCAGCTCTCTCCGACTTTCCGAAAGGTAAATTCTCATGGATCTCAGCATCGTCAGCTCCCTCGGCGACGGCATCTCCACCCTCCTCCACGGCCTGTGGCAGGGCTTCAAGCGGTTGATCGACAACGTCGGCGGCAGTGCGGCGACGGCCGAAGGCATCATCAGCAGCGGCGAGCACAACCAGGATGTCGCCGGTTCCATCGCCGACGTCATCGGCAGCTCGGGATCTTCCGAGTAGTCCGGACAATCCGGGAACGGCACGCGAGGGGTGCACCCTTTTCTACCGGGTGCGCCCCTGTTCTGCGTCCGCGGCAGCCCAGCGAAACCCCCTGTTCAGCAATCGCATGACGCCGCGGTACGCCCAGGGGAGATTCACCTGTGCCCAGCGCCCCAATCGGATATCGCCGCTGGTGTAGAGCAGGTACCTGCCTTTCCGCGTCCCGTCGACGATCTTCTGCGCAGCCTCCACCGGCGTCGCAGCATGCCCCTGGAAGATCTTCTGGACCTTCTGTACCCGGTCGGCGGTCTGGTCTACCCCGTCAATATCGATGGTACGTACCAGGGGAGTGTCCACGGCTCCGGGAACCGCGACGTGCACGCTCACGCCGTGCGGGGCGAGATCAAAGCGTAGGACCTCGCACATGCCCAGCACCCCACCCTTGGACGCGGAATAGGCTGCGTGCCAGGGCAGTCCGATGATCCCGGCTGCCGAGGACACGCAGCACAGGCGGCGTGGTCGCGCCCGTCGGCCCGCCCCGACTTTCCCTGCCTCCGTCATCGCCGGGACAAGTGTTTCAACAATATGTACCGTACCCATCAGGTTCACGTCGATGACCTTCGCCCACTTCTCATGTGGCAAGGTGCGGGGGTCACCCCAGATCGCGATGCCGGCGACATGGAAGACCTCGTCCGGGGCTCCGAATTCGCCGGTGATCCGCGACGCCCAGGAGCGCACCTCCTCGAACTCGGTGATGTCCAGGACCTGGTCGTCCAACAACGCCCCCGGCCGGATGTCGGTGATGTCGCGCGCCGTCGCGTCCAAGCCGACTTCGTCCCGGTCGGTGATCATCACCTCGTGCCCCTCGCGCGCCAGGAGTAACGCCACCTCGCGTCCGATACCGGACGCCGCTCCCGTGACCACACACCGCATCGTCGTTCCCTTCCGGCGACCGGTGCCGGCCCGGCCCCACACTAGGTTCCCCTACAAACCTAGCGCAGATCCAACCCCAGGACGGCGTTCTCCACCAGTTCGCTCAAGGACGGGTGCGGCCAGTACTGCCTGGTGGCGAACTCGGCGAGATCCAGGTCGAACTCGATGGCGGTCACCAGCAGCTGAATCAGCGTTGCGGCCTGCGGGCCCATGATGTGGGCCCCCAGCAGGCGGTGCGAGTCAGCGTCCGCGATCAGCTTGCAGAATCCGGTCGTGTCCTCCATCGCCCACCCGTAGGCCACGTCGGCGTACTCCTGCACCTTCACGGTCACGGTACGGCCGTTCTCCTGCGCCCATGTACGGGCCTCGTCCTCGGTCATGCCGACGTAGCCGATCTGGGGATGGGTGAAGATTCCGCCCGGGACGTTGTCGTGCTTGAAGGCCTCCAGGCTGCTCTCTGACGTGGCGTCAGCGGCCACGTTGTGGAAGACCGCACGAGCCTCCTGGTTCGCCACATGCTTGAGCTGCAGCTCATTGGCGGCATCACCCAGAGCCCACACCCCCTCGGCGGTCGTCCGGCCGTAGTCGTCGACGAGGATTCTGCCGTCCTCGGCCAGGTCCACGCCCCCGGCCGAGGCATTCAACAGGTCGCCGTTGGGCACGCGCCCCTGGGCGAGCAGCACCTCGTCGCAGTCGATCTCCCGACCGTCGTCCAGCGTCAGAGTGACGAGGCCGCCGTCGGCGCGGGCACCGGTGACCGTGTGCCCCAGCAGGTTCGTCCACTGCGACCCCGCCAACTCGGTGAACCGCGAGGACACGGTCGAATCAAAACGGCGCAGCAGAGACTCCGACCGGTTGATGACAATCACCTCCACG
The genomic region above belongs to Corynebacterium glyciniphilum AJ 3170 and contains:
- a CDS encoding ABC transporter substrate-binding protein: MTTTALPRVSRTAVALLATASLLLSTSACSGGDGHGTGASDAAMSLKLGWSEGWTAPQVAVAAEEGMWGDHDLDVTTTPFDSGRAALEALLGGGVDAAVLTEFPLVAAALRDQGVTAVANLSSYDSYRIIGSKKAGVRDDAGDADVGIASLYGKRVGVTLGTNMNFILDELLESNDIEAEIVNIGPTDFATALQKGDIDAGLMFDTFYAPTKKALGDDYVDIAVPPELYTGTMLLVVKNDLVEGGPDRLRALVDGVHDATGFIGGEPDAAREILTKRLVGGGATVDEETVRERWDEYDYTPGLDDSVRELMVREAEWIIDEGNGDAGPDIGTKIDGVLGIDAADTV
- a CDS encoding MFS transporter translates to MFGTPPKTQIPARRWKADDVTVTEPATVKRAINAAAIGNVTEWYDFGVYGYLALTIEGVFLPEDSGPAGKIIVAGLFAVSFLVRPIGGLVFGPLSDRIGRNRVLAITMIMMATSTFLIGVIPSYAAIGMLAPFLLLACRLLQGFSTGGEYSNAMTFISEYAPDRKRGYFGSLLEVGTFGGYILGASVAVILEAVLSDGQMQSWGWRLPFFVALPLGFVGIYLRTKLKDTPAFEQQEAAKNIPESQSHAARDFEGNEAKKILSLWPSILVCCGLVIAWNVTNYMLTSFMPSYFDEVGSRQGGYEISSLTANVLEIAVMAVCLVLIPVFGKLSDRVGRRPVVLAGCLSLILLSVPSILLIRVDNLACVFIGLLIMGLSLICFSSIMPSTLPSLFPTVVRAGALAIAFNVSISLFGGTTSTVMEALIAATGNLMWPGFYLMLAGVIGLVALRFLPESNGRPMWGSNPAAETEQEAAVHAEELNRQIDDLEHEANTVSRATIGSR
- a CDS encoding SDR family oxidoreductase, whose amino-acid sequence is MRCVVTGAASGIGREVALLLAREGHEVMITDRDEVGLDATARDITDIRPGALLDDQVLDITEFEEVRSWASRITGEFGAPDEVFHVAGIAIWGDPRTLPHEKWAKVIDVNLMGTVHIVETLVPAMTEAGKVGAGRRARPRRLCCVSSAAGIIGLPWHAAYSASKGGVLGMCEVLRFDLAPHGVSVHVAVPGAVDTPLVRTIDIDGVDQTADRVQKVQKIFQGHAATPVEAAQKIVDGTRKGRYLLYTSGDIRLGRWAQVNLPWAYRGVMRLLNRGFRWAAADAEQGRTR
- the mtr gene encoding mycothione reductase: MTDSPEHFDLIIVGTGSGNSIPEDLNDRKIAVVEKGVFGGTCINVGCIPTKMYVYAADVARELTDADRYNLYPIGGAAAAPMPVAGWRVNWDDLKERVFGKRIDPISRGGEEYRRGDETPNITLFSDIASFVGERTLRIGEGAGARTITGDQIVLATGTRTWVPEVIGESGIPYRTNADIMRMDELPRTLVILGGGIIAVEFAHIFSALGVEVIVINRSESLLRRFDSTVSSRFTELAGSQWTNLLGHTVTGARADGGLVTLTLDDGREIDCDEVLLAQGRVPNGDLLNASAGGVDLAEDGRILVDDYGRTTAEGVWALGDAANELQLKHVANQEARAVFHNVAADATSESSLEAFKHDNVPGGIFTHPQIGYVGMTEDEARTWAQENGRTVTVKVQEYADVAYGWAMEDTTGFCKLIADADSHRLLGAHIMGPQAATLIQLLVTAIEFDLDLAEFATRQYWPHPSLSELVENAVLGLDLR